One Nostoc punctiforme PCC 73102 DNA window includes the following coding sequences:
- a CDS encoding alpha-ketoacid dehydrogenase subunit beta, which translates to METTLKRTERVVENLNRALHHIFAVDPQVFLIGEDILDPYGGAFKVGKGLSSNYPDRVLTTPISEEAIVGIGGGLALCGNKPIIEIMFGDFIALGFDQILNFASKSVSMYGTKLDLNMIVRCAVGGNRGYGPTHSQSLQKHFVGIPNLYLFELSPLHDNIAVFEKLVNLTFPCIFFEDKVLYTQRIYADGLIDDLFSYEFLDSAKNFARIYADSFEENNCLLISPGGLVPRCLAAARELFIDWEIETQIIVPSQLYPFELETIIDLLADSTHIFIVEDSVAGGTWGSEVAHQIYSRLWGKLKNPVKLIHSKNSIIPSSAHLEKQVIVQKEDICNSVKEAVLYV; encoded by the coding sequence ATGGAAACTACTCTAAAAAGAACCGAGCGAGTTGTTGAGAACTTAAATCGTGCCCTACATCATATATTTGCTGTAGATCCTCAAGTTTTTTTAATTGGTGAAGATATCCTCGACCCCTATGGAGGAGCATTCAAAGTTGGTAAAGGATTATCTTCTAATTACCCAGATAGAGTTTTAACTACACCAATTAGCGAAGAAGCAATTGTGGGGATAGGTGGTGGTTTAGCTTTGTGTGGCAATAAACCTATTATCGAAATCATGTTTGGTGATTTCATTGCCTTGGGATTCGATCAGATTTTAAATTTTGCTTCCAAATCTGTATCAATGTATGGCACAAAATTAGACTTAAATATGATTGTTCGCTGTGCAGTGGGTGGTAACAGAGGATATGGCCCGACTCATAGCCAAAGTTTGCAAAAGCATTTTGTTGGTATTCCCAATTTATATTTATTTGAATTATCGCCATTGCATGATAATATTGCAGTGTTTGAAAAGTTGGTTAATTTAACTTTTCCCTGCATCTTTTTTGAAGATAAGGTACTCTATACTCAAAGAATTTATGCTGATGGATTGATTGACGATCTGTTTAGTTATGAATTTTTAGATTCTGCCAAGAATTTCGCTAGAATTTATGCCGATAGTTTTGAAGAAAATAACTGCTTGCTAATTTCACCAGGAGGATTAGTACCAAGATGTTTAGCTGCGGCGCGGGAATTATTTATTGATTGGGAAATTGAAACTCAGATTATTGTTCCCAGTCAACTATATCCTTTTGAATTAGAAACCATCATCGATTTATTAGCAGATAGCACTCATATCTTTATTGTGGAAGATAGTGTAGCTGGCGGTACATGGGGGAGTGAAGTTGCTCATCAAATCTACAGTAGGCTTTGGGGTAAGTTAAAAAATCCTGTCAAATTGATTCACTCAAAAAATAGTATTATTCCTTCTTCTGCTCATTTAGAGAAGCAGGTGATTGTGCAGAAAGAAGATATTTGCAATTCTGTCAAGGAAGCCGTATTGTATGTATGA
- a CDS encoding 2-oxo acid dehydrogenase subunit E2 yields the protein MYEIILPKFNNNDESYTLLYWLSDIGKPVNKEEAIAIFETSKAAFDLESEAEGILHTLPEAGDECKPGDVIGYLFETEAERQDFLNSSGKKAKITNDKSLTITKVAQELIDKHGISEENIRKLGKNIIKRPDIEKLISEQSRDEVTGLEISRQQMAIARVVTQSHTQIPKAFLLMKIYGDAATQMLSDYGKKHDIIIGLPELLIKITATLLSEFPFFFGSLIDDNRFMPGEVANIGVTLDLGKGLFIPVIKNVGEISLADIANKLMEFRLKAMRGQFNEEELNQGNISLSINMDKDSLVTIPIILPSQSCMLSLGGIQEELYLGSEQNVKNRSYINLGLAYDHRVINGREAAQFLTKIKTKVEQPSI from the coding sequence ATGTATGAGATAATTCTGCCAAAATTTAATAATAATGATGAGAGCTATACGTTGTTATACTGGTTGTCTGATATAGGTAAGCCAGTAAATAAAGAAGAAGCGATCGCAATATTTGAAACGTCCAAAGCAGCTTTTGATTTAGAGAGTGAAGCAGAGGGTATTTTGCATACCTTACCTGAAGCGGGTGATGAATGCAAACCTGGAGATGTCATTGGATATTTATTTGAAACTGAAGCAGAAAGACAAGATTTTCTCAATAGCTCAGGAAAGAAAGCAAAGATAACGAATGATAAATCTTTAACTATTACCAAGGTTGCTCAAGAATTAATTGATAAACATGGTATTTCTGAAGAAAATATCAGAAAATTAGGTAAGAATATTATTAAAAGACCAGATATTGAAAAGTTAATTAGCGAACAGAGTCGAGATGAAGTTACTGGTTTAGAAATATCTCGCCAACAAATGGCGATCGCCCGCGTAGTCACCCAATCGCATACACAAATTCCCAAAGCATTTTTGTTGATGAAAATCTACGGTGATGCTGCAACTCAAATGTTAAGTGACTATGGAAAAAAACATGATATTATTATCGGCTTACCAGAACTATTAATTAAAATCACAGCTACTTTACTATCAGAATTTCCGTTTTTCTTTGGTAGCTTAATTGATGACAATAGATTCATGCCTGGAGAAGTGGCTAATATCGGAGTTACCCTTGATTTAGGCAAAGGTTTATTTATTCCTGTAATTAAAAATGTCGGTGAAATATCTCTAGCAGATATCGCCAATAAATTGATGGAATTCAGATTGAAAGCTATGCGCGGTCAGTTTAATGAAGAAGAATTGAATCAGGGAAATATTTCTCTTTCTATTAATATGGATAAAGATTCTCTAGTAACAATTCCGATCATTCTACCTTCTCAAAGTTGTATGTTATCTCTTGGAGGAATCCAAGAAGAACTTTATTTAGGCTCTGAACAAAATGTCAAGAATCGTAGCTATATAAATTTAGGACTTGCTTACGACCACAGAGTTATTAATGGTCGAGAAGCTGCTCAATTTTTAACTAAAATTAAGACTAAAGTTGAACAACCAAGTATATAA
- a CDS encoding type I polyketide synthase: protein MRHLSLGSNTVPPTPPTLKSLTNNGFAVILVPFLQRIRRVHQVILQNQVGGLELSNNFNEKAIAIIGMSGRFPKANNLDEYWQNLKNGVECISFLSDEELAAEGVDASTLNDPKYVKAIPMIDNVEYFDAGFFSYSPREAKLIDPQHRVFLECAWEALEDAGCDPENYEHPIGFYAGASINTYILDCILGDRLRPKLDFESFLETFVGSDKDFLTSRVSYRLNLRGPSVTVQTACSTSLVAVHLACQGLLNGDCNMALAGAISVRVPHRAGYYYRGGGIVSPDGHCRAFDAEAGGTVFGSGGGIVVLKKLANALEDGDRIHAIIRATAINNDGALKTSYTAPGVIGQKNAIIDALSKAGISPETISYIEAHGTGTPIGDPIEIDALTQAFHTQTQKQGFCAIGSVKPNIGHLDVASGMAGLIKLILALKHQQIPPSINFNQPNPHIDFASSPFYVNTKLSPWQTNQIPRRAGVTALGLGGTNAHAILEEAPTGNDGDKEDQGDGYYLLPLSARSSEALKCLAKSYQDFLSTRPESLPDICYTASVRRSHHTHRLSLLVRSRDELLQLLETYLQGELHSQITTGIQTPDRQHLPIFIFPGQGSQWLGMGRKLLQQEPVFKAAIVQCDQAINQYTNWSLLEQLIFDEADSRLAEIDVIQPTLFAVEIALAMLWQSWGIKPAAVVGHSMGEVAAAYIAGALNLEDAAKIICKRSQVIKRVSGQGAMAVVGLSLEQAQKVIVGYENCVSVAVSNGPISTVLSGDPKAIETILANLQAKNIFCRLVKVDVASHSPQMEPLQEELRQLLQGIQPQAATIPIYSTVTGKLIDGLDLDTTYWVKNLREPVLFSTAIQSLIGEGHEVFLEISPHPILTTAIEQGLQYSDRQGVVLPSLKRNEDELAVMLNSLGAVYTAGYPVNWRKLYPDGENHIQLPTYPWQRQRYWLDRKIARKTPLPEETNKSAISEECTDLFYDLTWRLKPQQNSTSKNNQDSLWLIFSDRQGLGTALASQLQAQGATCYFVIPGNSYSESSQGHFTINPTDPEDLQQLIKDAKASSQLPLRGIVYLWSLDIASAQVTETSLQDAEKLLCGSVLHLIQALVKNPPSDWPHLWLVTQNTQPVKSSVNSQALPQSLLWGLGRVIALEHPELWGGLIDLDKTTADQAAILLAEIQTADGEDQVAWRDGQRYVARLVTSTVPKALKPLTEFNTDGTYLITGGLGGLGLKLAAWLVAKGARHLVLTGRQGLPERSLWNTLPPDDKHKKAITAIQTLEAQGATVKVVQADVSNFSQMQAVFASNTHWRGIIHAAGISIPQNLAEMSLSTYQNVLAAKVSGTWILHQLTQNLQLDFLILFSSAAAIWGSSGLAPYASANHFLDILAHYRQGNNLPVLSVNWGSWDEINVVAAEVQSLWSRVGLKPMAVTQTLEALKLCLQSGVVQKTVADVDWSIFKPTFEVRRHRPLLAELGQPQEKQENSAVSKSELLLQLEKSLAGDRHNLLITHLQMIVSEILDLDPENPPENQQGFFQMGMDSLMSIQLKNRLEASLNHPLPSTLAFDYPNIEMLANYLTQEVLAPIFRQHLETTQDISTQPTSQNQSNSLDELFLQIESLSEDAVTQLFLN from the coding sequence GTGCGGCATCTATCGCTTGGGAGCAACACAGTACCTCCCACACCTCCCACACTCAAAAGCCTTACAAATAATGGATTCGCCGTTATCTTAGTGCCATTCCTCCAGAGGATACGAAGAGTTCATCAGGTCATACTGCAAAATCAAGTAGGTGGATTAGAGTTGTCTAATAACTTTAACGAAAAAGCGATCGCCATTATCGGGATGTCGGGACGTTTTCCCAAAGCAAACAACCTGGATGAATACTGGCAAAATCTCAAAAATGGGGTTGAATGTATTTCATTTCTGAGCGATGAGGAACTAGCGGCGGAAGGTGTAGATGCTTCTACCCTTAACGATCCCAAGTATGTCAAAGCCATTCCGATGATTGACAATGTGGAATACTTCGATGCCGGATTCTTTAGCTATTCACCTAGAGAAGCCAAACTCATTGATCCTCAACATCGTGTATTTCTAGAGTGTGCTTGGGAAGCTCTAGAAGATGCTGGGTGCGACCCTGAGAACTATGAGCATCCTATCGGTTTTTACGCAGGAGCAAGTATTAATACTTACATTCTGGATTGTATTTTAGGCGATCGCTTGCGTCCTAAACTTGATTTTGAAAGCTTCTTGGAAACCTTCGTTGGTAGTGACAAAGACTTTCTCACCAGTCGCGTATCTTACAGATTAAATTTGAGAGGGCCTAGCGTCACAGTCCAAACGGCTTGTTCCACTTCCTTAGTTGCAGTACATTTAGCTTGTCAAGGCTTGTTGAATGGCGACTGCAATATGGCTTTAGCTGGAGCAATTTCCGTCAGAGTACCTCATCGTGCTGGTTATTACTATCGTGGTGGTGGTATTGTTTCTCCTGATGGACATTGCCGCGCCTTTGATGCCGAGGCTGGGGGGACTGTTTTTGGTAGCGGTGGTGGAATTGTCGTTTTGAAGAAGTTAGCGAATGCTTTAGAAGATGGCGATCGCATTCACGCTATCATTCGGGCGACAGCAATTAACAATGATGGTGCCCTCAAAACTAGTTACACTGCACCAGGGGTAATCGGACAGAAAAACGCCATCATTGATGCTCTATCCAAAGCTGGGATTAGTCCTGAAACCATCTCATATATCGAAGCTCACGGCACCGGTACTCCCATTGGCGACCCCATCGAAATCGATGCCTTAACCCAGGCATTTCACACACAAACTCAAAAACAGGGATTTTGTGCGATCGGTTCGGTCAAGCCAAATATCGGTCATTTGGATGTAGCATCGGGTATGGCTGGACTAATCAAGCTGATTCTGGCTTTGAAACACCAGCAGATACCACCAAGTATTAACTTTAACCAACCAAATCCACACATTGACTTTGCCAGTAGTCCCTTTTACGTCAATACAAAACTCTCGCCTTGGCAAACCAATCAAATTCCCCGCCGCGCTGGAGTGACAGCCCTTGGGCTGGGAGGGACTAATGCCCATGCGATTCTTGAGGAAGCGCCAACTGGGAATGACGGCGATAAGGAAGATCAGGGTGATGGGTATTATTTACTACCTTTGTCTGCGAGAAGTTCAGAAGCCTTAAAGTGTTTAGCAAAGTCCTATCAAGACTTTCTTAGCACTCGACCAGAAAGTCTACCAGACATTTGCTACACTGCCAGCGTCCGCCGCAGTCATCATACTCATCGGCTGAGTTTGTTAGTCCGTTCCCGCGATGAACTATTGCAGTTACTAGAAACATACCTCCAGGGAGAACTACACTCACAGATTACAACGGGTATCCAAACTCCAGATCGTCAGCATCTACCGATTTTTATCTTCCCTGGACAAGGTTCTCAGTGGTTGGGTATGGGACGCAAGTTATTACAGCAAGAACCTGTATTTAAGGCTGCTATAGTTCAGTGTGATCAAGCTATCAATCAATATACAAATTGGTCATTGCTCGAACAATTGATATTTGACGAGGCTGATTCACGTTTAGCAGAAATTGATGTTATCCAACCGACTTTATTTGCCGTTGAGATAGCCTTGGCAATGCTTTGGCAATCATGGGGGATTAAACCTGCGGCTGTCGTCGGTCACAGCATGGGAGAAGTAGCAGCAGCTTATATCGCAGGTGCTTTAAACTTAGAAGATGCCGCCAAGATTATCTGTAAGCGCAGCCAAGTAATTAAACGGGTTAGCGGTCAGGGTGCAATGGCTGTAGTTGGTTTATCTTTGGAACAAGCCCAAAAGGTGATAGTTGGCTATGAAAACTGCGTATCTGTAGCCGTGAGCAATGGCCCGATATCCACTGTTTTATCAGGCGATCCCAAGGCGATAGAAACTATTCTGGCGAATTTACAAGCCAAAAATATTTTTTGCCGCTTAGTGAAAGTAGATGTCGCTTCCCACAGTCCGCAAATGGAACCTTTACAAGAGGAACTGCGGCAACTTTTACAAGGAATTCAACCTCAAGCAGCAACTATCCCCATCTATTCCACAGTCACAGGTAAATTAATTGATGGCTTGGATTTAGATACAACCTATTGGGTAAAGAATTTACGAGAGCCTGTATTGTTCTCGACGGCTATTCAAAGCTTGATAGGTGAAGGACATGAAGTTTTTCTCGAAATTAGCCCGCATCCAATTTTAACCACAGCCATTGAGCAAGGACTACAGTATAGCGATCGCCAAGGTGTTGTACTTCCTTCCCTGAAACGCAACGAAGATGAATTAGCTGTGATGCTCAATTCCCTTGGTGCGGTGTATACTGCGGGATATCCTGTAAATTGGCGCAAACTCTATCCCGACGGTGAAAACCACATTCAACTACCCACTTATCCCTGGCAACGTCAGCGATACTGGTTAGATAGAAAAATTGCCCGCAAAACACCACTTCCAGAAGAAACGAATAAATCTGCAATATCAGAAGAATGCACCGATTTGTTCTATGATCTAACTTGGCGGTTGAAACCACAACAAAATTCCACTAGTAAAAATAACCAAGATAGTTTGTGGTTGATTTTTAGCGATCGTCAAGGCTTAGGAACTGCCTTAGCATCCCAATTACAGGCGCAAGGTGCAACTTGTTACTTTGTGATACCTGGCAATAGTTACAGCGAATCTTCACAAGGACATTTCACAATCAATCCTACCGATCCCGAAGATTTGCAGCAACTAATCAAAGATGCAAAGGCAAGCAGTCAGCTACCTCTGCGGGGAATCGTGTATTTGTGGAGCCTGGATATTGCTTCTGCACAAGTCACCGAAACATCCTTGCAAGATGCCGAAAAGTTACTCTGCGGTAGCGTGCTGCACTTGATTCAAGCCTTGGTGAAAAATCCCCCGTCAGACTGGCCGCATTTATGGTTAGTCACGCAAAACACCCAACCAGTCAAATCTTCCGTCAATTCTCAGGCGCTACCCCAATCACTTTTATGGGGACTGGGAAGGGTGATAGCACTGGAACACCCAGAATTGTGGGGTGGTTTAATTGACCTTGATAAAACCACCGCAGACCAAGCAGCCATCCTGTTGGCAGAAATCCAAACAGCCGACGGAGAGGATCAAGTTGCTTGGCGTGATGGTCAAAGATATGTTGCACGTCTCGTCACCAGTACCGTGCCAAAGGCATTGAAGCCGTTAACAGAATTTAATACCGATGGCACTTACTTAATCACAGGTGGTTTAGGAGGACTAGGTTTAAAACTGGCAGCTTGGTTAGTCGCCAAAGGTGCAAGACACCTAGTTCTCACAGGTAGACAAGGATTGCCAGAGCGTTCTTTATGGAATACCTTACCGCCAGATGACAAGCACAAAAAGGCAATTACAGCCATTCAAACATTAGAAGCTCAAGGTGCAACAGTTAAAGTTGTGCAAGCGGATGTCAGCAACTTTAGCCAGATGCAAGCTGTATTTGCCAGCAATACTCACTGGCGCGGCATCATCCATGCAGCTGGGATTTCTATCCCTCAAAACTTGGCAGAGATGAGTTTAAGCACATATCAAAATGTCTTAGCAGCCAAAGTTAGCGGTACTTGGATATTGCATCAGTTGACTCAAAATCTCCAACTAGACTTTTTGATTTTGTTTTCCTCAGCCGCCGCCATCTGGGGTTCTAGCGGACTTGCGCCTTATGCGTCAGCAAACCACTTCTTGGATATTTTGGCTCATTATCGCCAAGGAAACAACTTACCAGTATTGAGTGTTAACTGGGGTAGTTGGGATGAGATAAACGTTGTTGCAGCTGAAGTCCAAAGCCTGTGGTCGCGTGTCGGGTTAAAACCGATGGCTGTCACACAAACCCTAGAAGCGTTGAAGTTATGTTTGCAATCAGGTGTAGTACAAAAAACAGTCGCAGATGTTGACTGGAGTATCTTTAAACCCACATTTGAAGTCAGACGACACAGACCGCTACTAGCAGAGTTGGGACAACCGCAGGAAAAACAAGAAAATAGCGCTGTAAGCAAGTCAGAGCTATTGTTGCAGCTAGAGAAGAGTTTAGCAGGCGATCGCCATAACTTACTCATCACTCATCTGCAAATGATAGTGAGTGAGATTTTGGATCTAGACCCAGAAAATCCTCCCGAAAACCAGCAAGGATTTTTCCAAATGGGTATGGATTCTCTCATGTCTATCCAACTAAAAAATCGGCTAGAAGCAAGTTTAAACCATCCCCTACCTTCAACCCTCGCTTTTGATTATCCCAACATCGAAATGCTAGCTAACTATCTAACACAAGAAGTACTAGCTCCAATTTTCCGTCAACATCTTGAAACAACCCAAGATATATCTACACAGCCAACATCACAAAATCAAAGCAATAGCTTAGATGAGCTTTTCTTGCAAATAGAATCGCTTTCCGAAGACGCAGTAACACAGTTATTTTTGAACTAG
- a CDS encoding thioesterase II family protein — protein sequence MTATKELNTWIFSPKLNTKAKLRFFCFPYAGGGTSLFRDWVNGLPSDVEVCQVLLPGHDTRIKEKPFSHLITLIEAMVPGLLPYLDMPFVFYGHSMGALLCFEAARRLSKQHNLEPRHLFVSGSRAPQTPCFLKPTHHLPGNLFIDEINKRYKAIPKEILNNQEIMQLFLPVLKADFSIIETYEYTPDLPLNCSISAFGGLQDEMVNIEDIAAWQDQTSGRFTLQMIEGEHFFINHKKQEILKAISEQLVETLTI from the coding sequence ATGACTGCTACCAAAGAACTTAACACCTGGATTTTTTCACCAAAACTAAATACAAAAGCTAAACTTCGCTTCTTTTGCTTTCCTTATGCTGGAGGTGGTACTTCATTATTTCGAGATTGGGTTAATGGCTTACCTTCAGATGTAGAAGTATGCCAAGTTCTGCTTCCAGGACACGATACTCGCATCAAAGAAAAGCCATTTTCCCATCTCATTACCTTAATAGAAGCAATGGTTCCAGGGTTATTACCCTACCTGGATATGCCATTTGTTTTTTATGGTCATAGCATGGGAGCATTGCTGTGTTTTGAAGCGGCTCGTCGCCTTAGCAAACAACATAATTTAGAACCCAGACATTTATTTGTTTCTGGTAGCCGCGCTCCACAAACTCCATGTTTTCTAAAACCCACACATCATTTACCAGGTAACTTATTTATCGATGAAATCAACAAGCGCTACAAAGCCATCCCCAAGGAGATTTTAAATAACCAAGAAATCATGCAGTTATTTTTGCCAGTTCTTAAAGCAGACTTTTCAATAATTGAAACTTATGAATATACTCCTGACTTACCATTAAATTGTTCCATTTCCGCCTTTGGTGGACTGCAAGACGAAATGGTAAATATAGAAGATATTGCTGCATGGCAAGACCAAACATCTGGAAGATTTACCTTGCAGATGATTGAGGGAGAGCATTTTTTCATCAATCATAAAAAACAAGAAATACTGAAAGCTATATCTGAGCAACTAGTAGAAACCTTAACAATTTAA
- a CDS encoding acyl carrier protein: METLTDIFSDVLNISPLEITDQLSPNTLKNWNSMAHMKLVMAIEEAYNIVFTVDDVKSVKSFADARQILLQKGVES; encoded by the coding sequence TTGGAAACCCTAACAGATATTTTTTCAGATGTATTAAACATCTCACCTTTAGAAATCACAGATCAACTCAGCCCCAATACTCTCAAAAATTGGAACAGTATGGCGCACATGAAGCTAGTAATGGCTATAGAAGAAGCCTACAATATAGTTTTCACAGTTGACGATGTGAAATCTGTAAAATCCTTCGCAGACGCTCGCCAAATTCTACTTCAAAAAGGAGTCGAATCCTAA
- a CDS encoding thiamine pyrophosphate-dependent dehydrogenase E1 component subunit alpha — translation MKLDTLPPIRETRKLTPISDDDLAIILMIRHFELSLLELFSSGKLNGTTHTCLGQEYIPVALKAVLTDSDFILSNHRGHGHYLARFEDPEGLLAEIMGKEGAVCHGVGGSQHIYRKNYLSTGIQGESLPVAAGIALHLRRQGNFGMAVVHIGDGTWGEGGVYEALNIAQLWGLPVLVIVENNKIAQSTPTQLQMAGTIAGRVQGFGINYLKVDSIDINEIRTLISSHIQSARTKSLPLVIEFDTNRVGPHSKGDDTRDIQELERIQKWDWYSVYQQQYSDQFERIELKVKTEISSLIRDVESRELVQWKLL, via the coding sequence ATGAAACTTGATACCCTCCCCCCAATCCGAGAAACTCGAAAACTGACTCCAATTTCAGATGATGACTTAGCAATCATACTGATGATTCGCCACTTTGAATTATCACTTTTAGAGCTATTTTCTAGTGGTAAATTAAACGGTACAACCCATACTTGCCTCGGTCAAGAATACATCCCTGTAGCACTCAAGGCAGTTTTAACTGATAGTGACTTTATCCTCAGCAATCATCGCGGACACGGCCATTACCTCGCAAGATTTGAAGATCCTGAAGGCTTGTTAGCAGAAATTATGGGTAAAGAAGGTGCAGTTTGTCATGGTGTGGGTGGAAGTCAGCACATCTACAGAAAAAATTATTTATCTACAGGAATTCAAGGCGAAAGTTTGCCTGTAGCTGCTGGGATAGCCTTGCATTTACGCCGCCAAGGTAACTTTGGGATGGCTGTAGTTCACATTGGCGATGGTACTTGGGGTGAAGGAGGAGTTTACGAAGCCTTAAACATTGCCCAATTGTGGGGTTTACCTGTTTTAGTAATTGTAGAAAATAACAAAATAGCTCAGTCTACTCCTACTCAACTGCAAATGGCAGGCACAATTGCAGGTCGTGTTCAAGGTTTTGGAATTAATTATTTAAAAGTAGACTCAATAGATATTAACGAGATTAGGACACTGATTAGCTCTCACATTCAATCTGCTAGAACTAAATCTTTGCCCTTAGTAATTGAATTTGATACTAATCGAGTCGGCCCCCATAGTAAAGGTGACGATACACGAGATATTCAAGAACTAGAAAGAATTCAAAAATGGGATTGGTATTCAGTTTATCAACAGCAATATTCCGACCAATTTGAGCGGATAGAGCTAAAAGTTAAAACTGAAATAAGTAGCTTGATTAGAGATGTTGAATCTAGAGAATTAGTACAATGGAAACTACTCTAA